One stretch of Candidatus Woesearchaeota archaeon DNA includes these proteins:
- a CDS encoding BspA family leucine-rich repeat surface protein has translation MNMQKNNKVILTTLIIILTMSLITTLSAAYSINEENGTIFCLEANIGETRIINDITYTVVDNTMLRAMDVNSDNYTTICTSHVTDMSYLFEGASFNQDISKWDTSSVTNMSWMFAEGSGFNQDISKWDTSSVTDMHSMFGGTHFNQDISKWDTSSVTDMSWMFTYASYFNQDISKWDTSSVTDMHSMFDGADNFNQDISDWCATNIISKPTNFDLNSGFENQNQLQPQWGTCSFVFEDTHVKIKINDRLNNTIEETDFLVGTTWVYGNTAKFENQSAKINFTNVIEPNNYVIYRNGELCDVDKCENITYGSDHISFDVLGWSNYSYAEEPIIYGCTDINADNYDPSANEDDETCIYSLNITYKTVNATYYENYTVKRENGTIQINVTGGIKPYTLYDEENQEIIIFNDTTTIHNLTPKNYIWVINDTMNLTQQITFEITEEQTIVGCIYSNAINYKENATEPGSCDYYETWIQESNLPGNYSEGASMLLLTEANNKLYLMGGFTTTSPNANNNWVYDLETKIWSQRSNMLEPASGSGIAHYDNKIYIGPSVSSSIMQIYDIENDSWTYGKNAPNDIFDYGMVAINGKIYLIGGEV, from the coding sequence ATGAACATGCAAAAAAATAATAAGGTAATATTAACAACGCTTATAATAATATTAACTATGAGTCTAATTACTACATTAAGCGCAGCTTATTCTATAAACGAAGAAAACGGAACTATTTTTTGTCTTGAAGCAAACATAGGAGAAACAAGAATAATCAACGATATTACTTACACCGTTGTTGATAATACTATGTTAAGAGCCATGGATGTTAATTCTGATAATTATACCACTATTTGTACTAGTCACGTTACTGATATGAGTTATTTATTTGAAGGAGCTTCTTTTAATCAAGACATCAGTAAATGGGACACAAGCAGCGTCACCAATATGAGCTGGATGTTCGCTGAAGGCAGTGGTTTTAATCAAGACATCAGTAAATGGGACACAAGCAGCGTCACCGACATGCACAGCATGTTTGGAGGCACACATTTTAATCAAGACATCAGTAAATGGGACACAAGCAGCGTCACCGACATGAGCTGGATGTTTACTTATGCCTCATATTTTAATCAAGACATCAGTAAATGGGACACAAGCAGCGTCACCGACATGCACAGCATGTTTGATGGTGCTGATAATTTTAATCAAGACATTAGTGATTGGTGTGCTACGAACATAATAAGCAAACCTACTAATTTTGATTTGAATAGTGGTTTTGAAAATCAAAATCAATTACAACCTCAATGGGGCACTTGTTCTTTCGTATTCGAGGATACACACGTGAAAATTAAGATTAATGATAGGTTAAACAACACAATAGAAGAAACAGATTTCTTAGTTGGAACTACTTGGGTATATGGAAATACTGCCAAATTTGAAAATCAATCTGCAAAAATAAATTTCACGAACGTTATTGAACCTAATAATTATGTTATTTATAGAAACGGAGAACTATGTGATGTAGATAAGTGTGAAAATATTACTTATGGTTCTGATCATATTAGTTTCGATGTTCTTGGATGGTCTAATTATAGTTACGCAGAAGAACCCATCATATATGGTTGCACAGATATTAATGCAGATAATTATGATCCTAGTGCTAATGAAGATGATGAAACTTGTATTTATTCTTTAAACATAACATACAAAACTGTTAATGCTACTTACTACGAAAATTACACAGTCAAGCGAGAGAATGGAACTATACAAATAAACGTGACAGGAGGAATAAAACCTTACACTTTATATGATGAAGAAAACCAAGAAATAATAATTTTTAATGACACAACAACAATCCATAATTTAACTCCTAAGAATTATATCTGGGTGATAAATGACACAATGAATTTAACACAACAAATAACATTTGAAATAACAGAAGAACAAACAATAGTAGGTTGTATATATTCAAACGCGATTAATTACAAAGAAAACGCGACAGAACCAGGAAGTTGTGATTATTACGAAACGTGGATACAAGAATCAAATCTTCCTGGAAATTATAGCGAAGGCGCAAGCATGTTACTATTAACAGAAGCAAACAACAAATTATACTTAATGGGAGGTTTCACAACAACTTCTCCAAACGCGAATAATAATTGGGTATATGACTTAGAAACAAAGATTTGGAGCCAAAGAAGTAACATGTTAGAACCTGCAAGCGGATCAGGAATAGCACATTACGATAACAAAATATACATAGGACCTTCAGTAAGCTCATCAATCATGCAAATATATGATATAGAAAATGATTCTTGGACTTATGGAAAAAACGCACCAAATGACATATTTGATTATGGAATGGTAGCAATAAATGGAAAAATATATTTGATAGGGGGGGAAGTGTAG
- a CDS encoding Lrp/AsnC family transcriptional regulator: MWLTKNEKAVLNLLLDDANISDIFIAEKLKISSQAVGRIKKRLEKDIIRGYTINLNSKLLGVNIVALFKISFNQSIENFDVSSLEKKLKELPEVTMMFKTLSGSHDYIFLASFSNLDDLEKFVTEKRNGKPFDSFFIIKELIALPNSCVLKKSEKNLLKKMIDDCRTKSADFK; encoded by the coding sequence ATGTGGCTTACTAAAAATGAAAAAGCAGTTCTAAATTTACTTTTAGATGATGCTAACATCTCAGACATTTTTATAGCTGAGAAACTTAAGATTTCTAGTCAAGCAGTAGGACGTATAAAAAAGCGCCTCGAAAAAGACATAATAAGAGGCTACACAATTAATTTAAATTCTAAACTTTTAGGGGTTAACATCGTCGCGTTATTTAAAATTTCGTTTAATCAATCAATTGAAAACTTCGATGTTTCTTCATTGGAAAAAAAACTTAAAGAACTGCCTGAGGTAACTATGATGTTTAAAACATTATCTGGTAGTCATGACTATATTTTTCTTGCATCTTTTTCTAACCTGGATGACTTGGAGAAATTTGTAACTGAGAAACGTAATGGTAAGCCTTTTGATTCTTTTTTTATTATTAAAGAATTAATCGCGTTACCTAATAGTTGTGTTTTGAAAAAGTCTGAGAAAAATCTTCTTAAGAAGATGATTGATGATTGCAGAACTAAATCCGCGGATTTTAAATAA
- a CDS encoding PAS domain S-box protein, with product MKKTKKNLNEDEKLKSYELTDKTLNKIFEIIPLGLWYADEKGKLIKGNPAGIKIWGAEPKVPPSEYGVFKARHHPTGKEIKPKEWALYKTITQKKTITNELIEIDAFDGKTKIISNYTAPIMNKKKLLGAIVVNQDITEQEKTKQELEKTKQFYEETISTLKEGIWVTNKEDKIIFFSEGMEKISDVTTTKAIGLHIIKDFPEKTTKEFLPYYKKAKKTLKPQYYEALVITPKKETYQTGWLIPKTKNKKYDGMICTIIDETEKHKTQEQLKKSEEEKKKQIELQKTAINITSKYVKTTLKDFDKTINTTLTNLGKSLNMDRSYIFRFNKDMTYMTNTHEWYNKQTKPQINKLQNIKTSTMPWWLKKIKTKQPTNIKDVDKLPLQARKEKKIFKKQQIKSLICVPIINKYEEIYGFLGLDSVNKKHEFTKEQIFILKLITEFLSNLIEKKITEESLEASEKKFENIFNNSPEGIILINGKGKILELNNRLIKWLKYEENELKEKNIFLTKILNLKNKKTFYKFLRKTCLETEAEKQQLEFITKNKTTFLSEISCGILEKNPKKWKGIIFVKNLEQDKKIKKDMIYLQRKFLSMVEKASESIVITKVNGSIEYVNPYFEKITGYALKEVLGKNPKILKSGKQSKEFYEEMWRTISEGKIWQGEITNKRKNGEEYIERVTITPLFDEEKNIINYIAMKYDITNLKEYEYELKKHIKELEDFKDATVDRELKMIELEKENKELKKQLKK from the coding sequence ATGAAAAAAACCAAAAAAAACCTGAATGAAGATGAGAAACTAAAAAGTTATGAATTAACAGATAAAACGCTAAACAAAATATTCGAAATAATACCTCTGGGTTTGTGGTACGCAGACGAAAAAGGAAAACTAATAAAAGGAAATCCTGCAGGCATAAAAATATGGGGAGCCGAACCAAAAGTTCCACCATCAGAATACGGAGTTTTCAAAGCAAGACATCACCCCACAGGAAAAGAAATAAAACCAAAAGAATGGGCATTATACAAAACAATAACACAAAAAAAAACAATCACAAACGAATTAATAGAAATAGACGCGTTCGATGGTAAAACTAAAATAATATCAAATTACACAGCACCAATAATGAATAAAAAAAAATTATTAGGCGCGATAGTAGTAAATCAAGACATAACAGAACAAGAAAAAACAAAACAAGAACTTGAGAAAACAAAACAATTCTACGAAGAAACAATTTCCACACTAAAAGAAGGAATATGGGTAACAAATAAAGAAGACAAAATAATTTTTTTTAGCGAAGGAATGGAAAAAATAAGCGATGTAACAACAACAAAAGCAATAGGACTACATATAATAAAAGATTTTCCTGAAAAAACAACAAAAGAATTCTTACCCTACTACAAAAAAGCAAAAAAAACACTAAAACCACAATACTATGAAGCGCTTGTTATAACCCCAAAAAAAGAAACTTACCAAACAGGATGGCTAATACCAAAAACAAAAAACAAAAAATATGACGGAATGATATGCACAATAATAGATGAAACAGAAAAACACAAAACACAAGAACAACTAAAAAAAAGCGAAGAAGAAAAGAAAAAACAAATAGAACTACAAAAAACAGCTATTAACATAACTTCTAAGTACGTAAAAACAACACTAAAAGATTTTGATAAAACAATAAACACAACATTAACAAATCTAGGAAAAAGCCTAAACATGGACAGAAGCTACATTTTCAGATTCAACAAAGACATGACTTATATGACAAATACTCACGAATGGTACAATAAACAAACAAAACCACAAATAAACAAATTACAAAATATAAAAACAAGCACCATGCCCTGGTGGCTCAAAAAAATAAAAACAAAACAACCAACAAACATAAAAGATGTTGACAAATTACCTCTGCAAGCAAGAAAAGAAAAAAAAATATTCAAAAAACAACAAATAAAATCATTAATATGCGTTCCAATAATAAACAAATATGAAGAAATATACGGATTCCTAGGACTAGACTCAGTTAATAAAAAACATGAATTCACAAAAGAACAAATATTCATACTGAAACTAATAACTGAGTTCTTATCTAATTTAATAGAGAAAAAAATAACAGAAGAATCATTAGAAGCAAGCGAAAAAAAATTCGAAAACATTTTTAACAATTCCCCTGAAGGAATAATTCTCATAAATGGAAAAGGAAAAATCCTAGAATTAAACAACAGACTAATAAAATGGTTAAAATACGAAGAAAATGAATTAAAAGAAAAAAACATATTCTTAACAAAAATACTGAATTTAAAAAACAAAAAAACATTTTACAAATTCTTAAGAAAAACTTGTTTAGAAACAGAAGCAGAAAAACAACAACTAGAATTCATAACAAAAAATAAAACTACATTTCTTTCAGAAATAAGTTGCGGAATACTAGAAAAAAATCCAAAGAAGTGGAAAGGAATAATATTCGTAAAGAATCTTGAACAAGATAAAAAAATAAAAAAAGACATGATTTATTTACAAAGAAAATTCTTGAGCATGGTAGAAAAAGCTTCAGAAAGCATAGTTATAACTAAAGTGAATGGAAGCATAGAATACGTAAATCCTTATTTCGAAAAAATTACAGGATACGCCCTTAAAGAAGTGCTAGGAAAAAATCCTAAAATACTCAAATCAGGCAAACAATCAAAAGAATTCTACGAAGAAATGTGGCGAACAATATCTGAAGGAAAAATATGGCAAGGAGAAATAACTAATAAAAGAAAAAACGGAGAAGAATACATTGAAAGGGTAACAATAACTCCTTTATTCGATGAAGAAAAAAACATAATAAATTACATAGCTATGAAATACGACATCACCAACTTAAAAGAATACGAATACGAACTAAAAAAACACATAAAAGAATTAGAAGATTTTAAAGACGCTACTGTTGACAGAGAATTAAAAATGATAGAACTAGAAAAAGAAAACAAAGAACTAAAAAAACAATTAAAAAAATAA
- a CDS encoding transporter substrate-binding domain-containing protein, which yields MKQKTQKRLLSLSIIFLIILIPIILIEEQSSNKISASTFKIQEEQELEIEDLQELELKLKAKTIAYEINEYLKNNPETIKELQENEVFQSIAVQQVGETGYTTMLDAETGQIYFHPQKNLINKNLSVLKEDLPDIWALFQEVLGTCKDVYGFYKWYEEDNKLTNKFLYMTCIQQQTKDGKKLLIVVTNYVDEETGTKYVEHYSINDFSNRIKNVLEQKVDEVTKQIEMYLETNTKTLEELKKDEKFREIAVQKTIGEGYTVLYDYDTMINIFHHNPEYEGIDYNVLKETSPGFWEIAKHTISGKRDAKGYYEWIEPNGEKRSKYMYNKIIQTKTVDDAGLAVSVTIYLDEEQETHKQKIIKSATEYDYPPFSVINEDGSITGFSVELLKATMNSLGLEVSFYAGPWNEIKQDLAEGKIQVLPLVGRTPEREQIYDFTVPYITLYGAVFTRTNQKINNLEDLKNKEVLVMCKDNAEEYAKREKISNKITCTETFAEAFQLLNQGKHDAIIIQELVGQQLLKELEIENIEKAFTLYDFRQDFTFAVQKGNRELLFLLNEGLSKIISDGTYQTIKKEWIPTTETKEQKTKFISITYQDIIYILILIIVIFSQYIFLTSKPIKKDKEYTKKYLTYYITSFILFIFLLMEIFYSPTFLIKPLFLARLLHVLSLTLLLTLIFLLFKVLRIAINKYFKKALYLIHVTAITIILFSNKYISDVIVHKHNIQEITGTLYPLLIIVLTTYISTMIYLMLKQRIKITKQEKNMLINLLTIIITIIIINGTIYSFNLIDFPLLIFSLIILNYSLWLILISLKIMMFKQKSTIIIGVLFFLIISVLFIYSSWQSTENIKDLTIENKIEFNNILLEKNVKIIKQQLEYLIIDLEVVSAIITNEEPGSEQTQNILYFSHQRNKEISYASYRINKTGHIVNMYPLDKGSIGADISYQEHMKEIKNTLEPVLSDSFEAVEGFQGITLHAPVIRNGEYDGTIAYLINLDKISELFLEGTEKLYEELYLVDSNNVIIYSNQKEEIGKNIQDILVYKQTYEQLQNSLDNVKTEESITIIKEFNIKNKDWKFINIEHKETTLNDINKYMNFQKIFAIISILLILILGIILNIFLTRHLRKEIIENTKELSNKVEKEEKTKKAILHILTDFKKLNKDLENANEELKELDKSKTEFLNIVSHELKTPLTAMNAHLEVISDYNSSLNEQELKSLDAIKRNSDQLKILINNLLEISRMESGKFELTTSPILLKELIINTTKELEILVKQKDLKLKLELGYEGIIDVDDTRLNQILNNLLTNAVKFTEKGTITIRTKKQDKNVEISVEDTGIGIPKDKINNLFQKFYQVDASISRRYGGTGLGLAITKKIIEAHGGTIRVESTYGKGTKFIFTLPIKTTIKKTETTKENLPDPFEKFDDRIKKMIKKNKKNT from the coding sequence ATGAAACAAAAAACTCAAAAAAGATTGTTATCACTAAGCATAATCTTCTTAATAATATTAATACCTATAATCTTAATAGAAGAACAAAGTTCTAACAAAATATCTGCTTCGACTTTCAAAATACAAGAAGAACAAGAACTAGAAATAGAAGATTTACAAGAACTCGAATTAAAACTTAAAGCCAAAACCATAGCTTATGAAATAAATGAATACTTAAAAAATAATCCTGAAACAATAAAGGAATTACAAGAAAACGAAGTATTTCAAAGCATAGCCGTACAACAAGTAGGAGAAACAGGATACACAACTATGCTAGATGCCGAAACAGGACAAATATATTTTCACCCCCAAAAAAATCTCATAAACAAAAACTTATCTGTATTAAAAGAAGATCTCCCAGATATATGGGCTTTGTTTCAAGAAGTACTAGGAACATGTAAAGACGTTTACGGATTCTATAAGTGGTACGAAGAAGACAATAAATTAACAAATAAATTTTTGTACATGACTTGCATACAACAACAAACCAAAGACGGAAAAAAATTGTTAATAGTTGTAACAAATTATGTTGATGAAGAAACAGGAACAAAATACGTTGAACACTACTCAATAAATGATTTTTCTAATAGAATAAAAAATGTGTTAGAACAAAAAGTAGACGAAGTAACAAAACAAATAGAAATGTACTTAGAAACTAATACTAAAACGTTAGAAGAACTAAAAAAAGATGAAAAATTCAGAGAAATAGCCGTACAAAAAACAATAGGTGAAGGATACACAGTACTCTACGATTACGACACAATGATAAACATTTTTCACCATAACCCTGAATATGAAGGAATAGATTATAATGTATTAAAAGAAACATCTCCTGGATTCTGGGAAATAGCCAAACATACAATAAGCGGAAAACGAGACGCTAAAGGATACTATGAATGGATAGAACCAAACGGAGAAAAACGTTCAAAGTACATGTATAATAAAATCATACAAACAAAAACAGTTGACGACGCAGGATTAGCAGTCTCAGTAACAATATACTTAGATGAAGAACAAGAAACACATAAACAAAAAATAATAAAATCAGCAACAGAATATGATTATCCCCCTTTCTCAGTTATTAATGAAGATGGCTCAATCACAGGATTTTCTGTGGAACTGCTAAAAGCAACCATGAATTCTTTAGGATTAGAAGTAAGTTTCTACGCAGGACCATGGAACGAAATAAAACAAGATTTAGCAGAAGGAAAAATACAAGTACTACCCCTAGTAGGAAGAACACCTGAAAGAGAACAAATATATGACTTCACAGTACCCTACATCACGTTGTACGGAGCAGTATTCACAAGAACAAATCAAAAAATCAACAATTTAGAAGACCTAAAAAACAAAGAAGTACTAGTCATGTGCAAAGACAACGCAGAAGAATACGCAAAAAGAGAAAAAATATCAAATAAAATAACGTGCACAGAAACATTCGCAGAAGCATTCCAATTACTAAACCAAGGAAAACACGACGCAATCATAATACAAGAATTAGTAGGACAACAACTATTAAAAGAACTAGAAATAGAAAACATAGAAAAAGCATTCACACTCTATGATTTCAGACAAGACTTTACATTCGCAGTACAAAAAGGAAACAGAGAACTACTATTCTTACTAAATGAAGGACTATCAAAAATAATATCTGACGGAACATACCAAACAATAAAAAAGGAATGGATACCTACTACAGAAACAAAAGAACAAAAAACAAAGTTCATAAGCATAACATACCAAGACATAATATACATATTAATATTAATAATAGTCATATTCTCACAATACATATTCCTAACATCGAAACCAATAAAAAAAGACAAAGAATACACAAAAAAATATTTAACATATTACATCACATCATTCATTTTATTTATATTCTTACTAATGGAAATATTTTATTCACCCACTTTTTTAATAAAACCCTTATTTTTAGCAAGACTATTACATGTATTAAGCTTAACACTCTTACTAACACTAATATTCTTATTATTCAAAGTACTGAGAATAGCAATAAACAAATATTTTAAGAAAGCGCTGTACTTAATACACGTAACAGCAATCACCATAATACTTTTCTCAAACAAATACATATCAGACGTAATAGTGCATAAACACAACATACAAGAAATAACAGGCACACTTTACCCGCTATTAATAATAGTCCTAACAACATATATTTCAACAATGATTTACCTAATGCTAAAACAAAGAATAAAAATAACCAAACAAGAAAAAAACATGTTAATAAATTTACTAACAATCATAATAACAATCATAATAATAAACGGAACAATCTACTCATTTAACTTAATAGACTTCCCCTTATTAATATTCTCCTTAATAATACTAAATTACAGCTTATGGTTAATCTTAATATCCTTAAAAATAATGATGTTTAAACAAAAATCAACAATAATCATAGGAGTACTATTTTTCTTAATAATATCTGTTCTATTCATATACAGCTCTTGGCAATCAACAGAGAACATAAAAGATTTAACCATAGAAAACAAAATAGAATTCAACAACATATTACTAGAAAAAAACGTTAAAATAATAAAACAACAACTAGAATACTTAATAATTGATCTAGAAGTAGTATCAGCAATAATAACTAATGAAGAACCCGGTTCTGAACAAACACAAAACATATTATATTTTTCTCATCAAAGAAATAAAGAAATAAGCTACGCATCTTATAGAATAAATAAAACAGGACACATAGTTAACATGTATCCTTTAGATAAAGGATCAATAGGAGCAGATATAAGTTATCAAGAGCACATGAAAGAAATAAAAAACACGTTAGAACCTGTGCTAAGCGATTCTTTTGAAGCAGTAGAAGGATTCCAAGGAATAACTCTACACGCACCTGTAATAAGAAATGGAGAATATGATGGAACAATTGCTTATTTAATAAACCTAGATAAAATATCAGAATTATTCCTTGAAGGCACAGAAAAATTATACGAAGAATTATACTTAGTAGATTCAAACAACGTAATTATTTATTCAAATCAAAAAGAAGAAATAGGAAAAAACATACAAGACATATTAGTATATAAACAAACTTATGAACAACTACAAAACTCCTTAGATAATGTAAAAACAGAAGAATCAATAACAATAATAAAAGAATTTAACATAAAAAATAAAGATTGGAAATTCATAAATATAGAACACAAAGAGACAACACTAAACGACATAAATAAATACATGAATTTTCAAAAAATATTCGCAATAATAAGCATATTACTCATATTAATACTAGGAATAATACTTAATATTTTTTTAACAAGACACCTAAGAAAAGAAATAATTGAAAACACAAAAGAATTAAGTAATAAAGTAGAAAAGGAAGAAAAAACAAAGAAAGCAATACTACACATATTAACCGATTTCAAAAAATTAAACAAAGACCTAGAAAACGCGAACGAAGAACTAAAAGAATTAGATAAATCAAAAACAGAATTTTTAAACATAGTATCACACGAATTAAAAACTCCTCTGACAGCGATGAATGCACACCTAGAAGTAATAAGTGATTATAACTCAAGCTTAAACGAACAAGAACTAAAAAGCTTAGACGCAATAAAAAGAAACAGTGACCAACTAAAAATATTAATTAACAATTTATTAGAAATATCAAGGATGGAATCAGGAAAATTCGAATTAACAACCTCCCCTATTTTATTGAAAGAACTAATAATCAATACAACCAAAGAACTAGAAATACTAGTAAAACAAAAAGACCTAAAATTAAAACTAGAACTAGGATACGAAGGAATAATAGACGTGGACGACACAAGATTAAACCAAATTCTAAACAATTTGTTAACAAACGCCGTAAAATTCACAGAAAAAGGAACAATAACCATAAGAACAAAGAAACAAGATAAAAACGTAGAAATAAGCGTGGAAGACACAGGCATAGGCATACCCAAAGACAAAATAAATAATTTATTCCAGAAATTCTACCAAGTAGATGCGTCAATATCAAGACGATACGGAGGAACAGGACTGGGCTTAGCAATAACCAAAAAAATAATAGAAGCGCACGGAGGAACAATAAGAGTTGAAAGCACATATGGAAAAGGAACAAAATTTATCTTTACATTACCAATAAAAACAACCATAAAAAAAACAGAAACCACAAAAGAGAACTTGCCTGATCCATTTGAGAAATTCGACGACAGAATAAAAAAAATGATCAAAAAAAACAAAAAAAACACCTAA